The Mycobacterium riyadhense sequence CGCCCCAGCCGGCCCAGCCGCCGTCGCCGCCGAAGCCGCCCCGACCAGGGGGCTGATTCGGGTGAGCGGCGCCGCCATGGCCGCCGTGGCCGCCGTCGCCGCCGTTGCCGCCGACTCCACCAGTGCCGCCGTCCCCACCAGCGCCTTGACCGCCGGCCTTGCCCGCCGGCGCGGCGCCGCCGGCCCCACCGGCGCCGCCGGTGCCGCCGGTCCCGCCCTTGCCACCGTCCTCGCCGCGCTGGGCGTCGCCGCCGTCGCCAACGCCAGGCGACGCCCCGTTGCCGCCGTTGGCACCGGTGGCGCCCTTGCCGCCGGTGCCGCCGGTGCCGCCGGCCCCGCCGTCCCCACCGTCGCCGGCGAAGATTCCGCCCGTGCCGCCGGTCCCGCCGACCCCACCTTGTCCGCCGGTGTCGGCGGGCGTGGTAGGTGAAGCTGGGGTGGCGCCGGTGCCGCCGGTGCCGCCGGTGCCGCCCTTGCCGCCGTTGCCAACCCAGCCGCCGTCTCCGCCGTTGCCGCCAGCCCCACCGGTGCCGCTCGCGGTGGCGGCGTCAGCGCCCTTGCCACCGTTGCCGCCGTTGCCGCCGGAGCCGACGATGTCGCCGGCCGCGCCGGTCGCGCCGGTGCTAGACCCGCCGCCGCCGAGCCCGCCGGCGCCACCCGTGCCCGGGTTGCCGCCGCTGCCTCCGTTGCCGCCGGCGCCATCGTTGAGACTCATCGTTCCGGTTGCGCCGTTGCCGCCGTTGCCGGCGACTCCGCCGGTTCCGCCTTTGCCACCGGCCCCGCCGGCGCCGTCACTAGCTTGCACGCCGGCGCCAGCCTTCGAAAAACCGCCGGCCCCACCGTTGCCGCCGGTCCCGCCCGGGCCGCCTTCGCCGCCGTCGCCGCCGGCGTGGCCGTCGGCGCCCAGCGTCGAGGCGGGGGCGCCGTCGGCGCCTTTGCCGCCAGTGCCGCCGATGCCGCCGGTGCCGCCCGTCCCGCCCACCCCGCCGTTGCCGGCCAGGGCTCCGCCCGACCCACCGGCCCCGCCGTTACCGCCGGGAGCGCCGATGTCGCCGACCTGACCGGGCGCGCCCGGTTGGTCACCGGCCTCGCCTGTGACGCCGGTGCTGCCAGTTCCGCCCATACCACCGGCGCCGCCGTTGCCGACCAGGCCGCCGTTGCCGCCCTTGCCGCCGTCCCCGCCTTCCTGCTCGTCGAAGAAGCCGTCGCCGCCCTTGCCGCCGTCGCCGCCATTGCCGCCGCTGATCGGGGTGTCTCCGGCGGCGCCGGTCGCGCCGGTGCTGGAGCCGGAACCTCCGACGCCACCGGCGCCACCCTTACCGGGGTTGCCGCCATTGCCGCCGTCACCGCCGACGCCGCCGAGGATATTGTCGCCGCCTCGGCCGCCGTCACCGCCGACGCCACCGGCCCCGCCATCACCGCCGTCGCCGCCGGCGCCTTGGCTGCCGGCCTTGCCCGCTGACGCGGCGCCGCCGGCCCCGCCGTTACCGCCCTTACCGCCGGCCCCACCGTCCCGACCGTCGCCGCCGTCGCCGCCGTTGCCACCGAGGAAGCCGTTAGTGCCGGTGGTTCCCTTATCGCCCGGCCCGCCTTCGCCGCCGGTGCCGCCGGCGCCGCCGGCCCCTCCGTTGCCGGCCTGGGCTCCGCCGGACCCGCCAGCGCCGCCGGCTCCACCCGCTCCGCCGTCCTGGCCGGCCTTGCCGAATGTGCCAGCCGAGCCGAGGCCGCCGTCGCCGCCTTCGCCGCCGGCGCCGCCGTTGCCGACCAGACCGCCGTTGCCGCCGTTGCCGCCGGCCCCACCGTCGCGGCCCAACCAGATGCCGGGGTTGCCTTCGGCGCCGTTGCCGCCGTTGCCGCCGCTGTTGGGTGTGTTGCCGGTCGCACCGGTCGCGCCGGTGATCAAGCCGGCACCGCCGACCCCGCCGGCCCCACCCGCGCCGGGGTTCCCGCCGTTGCCGCCATCGCCACCGTTACCGCCAACAGCTGCCGATATCGCGCCGTTGCCGCCGTCGCCGGGGGCTCCGGCGGCCCCGCCCGCTCCACCAACCCCACCGATGCCGAACAGTCCGCCGGCCCCGCCGTTGCCACCGGTCCCGCCCGCACCGCCGTTCCCGCCGTCGCCGCCGGCCGCGCCGCTGAGGAAGGCAGCGTCCAGGCCGTGTGCACCGGCCCCGCCAACTCCGCCCAAGCCGCCGGCCCCGCCGCCGCCGGTTAGCAGGCCGGCGGCGCCGCCGTTGCCGCCGGCGCCGCCGGCTCCGCCGTGGCCCCCGCCCGCGGCACCGGCGAGGCCGTTGCCCCCGGCCCCGCCGAGTCCGCCGTTACCAATCAATCCCACGGCTCCGCCGTGGCCACCAACGCCGCCAGCCCCGCCCGCGGCGCCGGACGATCCGCCGCTGCCGCCGTTACCTCCTTGACCCAATACCAACCCGCCGTGGCCGCCTCCACCGCCGGCCCCGCCGTTGCCGCCGGCGCCCCCGGCCCCACCAGCCCCACCTTTGCCCCAGAGCCCGGCATCACCACCGGGCCCGCCGGCGCCGCCGGTCGCTCCGCCGTTGCCGCCGTCACCCCCGTTGCCCCCGTTTCCGAACACCCCGCCGGTGCCGGCCGCGCCACCCGCCCCGCCGCCGACGCCGGCGCCACCGGCTCCGCCGTTGCCCCAGAGCCAGGCGCGACCCCCGATGCCGCCGGCGCCGCCGGCCGCCCCGTCGCCGCCGTTACCCCCGCTGCCGAACAACAACCCGCCGCTGCCACCCGCACCACCGGCCGCACCCGCTCCACCCGCACCGCCCCGGCCGCCGGTCCCGATCAGGCCCGCAGCGCCGCCGGCGCCGCCGGTCACCCCCGGATTGATACCGGCCATTCCATTGCCACCATTGCCGTACAGCAACCCGCCGGCCCCGCCGGCCTGCCCGGGCGAGGTTCCGTCAGCGCCGTTGCCGATCAGCGGTCGGCCAAACAACGTCAACGTGGGCGCGTTGACCGCATTCAGTAGCACCTGTTCTGCATTGGCCGCTTCGGCCTGGCCATAGGCACCCGCGCTGTCGGTCAAGGTCCGCACAAACTCGTCGTGATAGGCAGCCGCCCGGGTGCTGAGCAGCTGGTACTCCCAGGCGTGCGCCTCAAACAGTGCCGCGATGGTGGTCGACACCTCGTCGGCGGCCGCCGGCAGCAAGCCTGCGGTGCGGGTGGCTGCCGCGGCATTCGCCGCATTCATCGTCGAACCGATTCCTGCAACATCCGTTGCCGCCGCCACCAGCAGCTCGGGTACCACGTTCAGCAATGACACCAGCCACCTGCCGTTTCGTGCCGACGCTGTGTGCGATGGCGAGGAAGTCGAGGGTCCGTGCCAGTAAAGGCGAGGGTCCGTGCCAGTAAAGGTAGGTATTGGGAGCCTGCGACGGGCGCGGAATGCCCAACTTTCCCGGCGAGCAGACGCGAAAGCCGCCATTTTCGTGCCGAAAAGGGGGCTTTCGCGTCTGCTCGGCCGAACTCAGTCGAGCAGCACCGACTTGATGATGACTTCGGCGGCGGGTGGGCCGTCCTCGCCGCCGCCGGCGACGCCCGCCTGGGCGATCTTGTCCAGGGTGGCCAAACCGTCGGCCTGGATGGTGCCGAACACCGTGTACTGCGGCGGCAGCTGCGAGTCCCGGTAGACCATGAAGAACTGGCTGCTATTGGTGTTCGGCCCGGCGTTGGCCATCGCCAGTGTGCCGCGCGGATACAGGACCGGCTCGTTCAGCTTGGGATCGTTGGGCGGGTACTGATCGGTCGGGTACTCGTTGGCGAACTGGTAGCCGGGGCCGCCGGTGCCGTCGCCCTTGGGGTCGCCACATTGCAATACCGCCAGCGTGGGCGAGGTGGTCAGCCGGTGACATTTGGTGTCGTTGAAAAACCCTTGGTTCGCCAGGCTGGCGAAACTGTTTACCGTGCAAGGAGATTCGTTGTTGGCCAGCATGATGCCGACCTTGCCCTGGTTGGTCACCATGCTGACGCTCACCTGAGCGGGTTCGGTAGGCACCTTGCCGGTCCGCGGCGGCTTGACCGGTTTGACGGCCTTGTCCGGCGACGGCGGGTATTGGCAGTTGGCGCCCACGTTGGCCGACGGCTGGAAGGGCGGCATCGGCTGAACGGGCGGGGTTTGCGGGGGAGTGGTCGAGGCCGAGCTGCTGGGGGACGCCGCGGGCTTGTTCTTGTGGTCGTCCTTGTTGATGACCACGGTGACCACCACCGCGACGATCACGGCTACGGCAGCGACCGCGCCGCCGACGATCGTCAAGATGCGACGACGTTTGGCTTGCTTGGCGCGGCGCTCCAGTTGCCGCTCGAGTTTGCGTTTGGCTGTGGCACGTCGCTGAGCATTGGTCGGCACGGCCGATATCTTCCCATGGCCGCCCGGTGCGGCGAGCCGGGTGGGCAGCTGGGAAACTGGGAACCGTGTTGATCACCGGATTTCCCGCCGGGTTGCTGCAGTGCAACTGCTATGTGCTCGCCGAACGGCCTGGCAGCGACGCCATCATCGTCGACCCGGGCCAGCGTGCGATGGGCCCGCTGCGACAGATCTTGGACAAGAACCGGCTGACTCCGGCGGCGGTGCTGATCACGCATGGGCACATCGACCACATGTGGTCGGCGCAGAAGGTCTCGGACACCTTCGGCTGCCCCACCTACATCCATCCCGAGGATCGGTTCATGCTGAAAGACCCGATCTACGGCATGGGCCCGCGAGTGGCGCAGCTGGTCGCGGGCGCGTTCTTCCGCGAGCCCAAACAGGTCGTCGAGCTGGATCGTGACGGCGACAAGATCGACCTCGGCGGCATTTCCGTCAACGTCGACCACACACCGGGACACACGCGCGGGTCGGTGTGCTTCCGGATTCTTCAGGCCGCCAAGAACGACGCCGACGTCGTGTTCTCCGGTGACACCCTGTTCGAGCGCTCGATTGGCCGTTCCGACCTTTTCGGCGGCAGCGGCCGGGATCTGCTGCGCTCTATCGTCGATAAATTGTTGGTGCTCGACGACAAGACCGTGGTACTACCCGGGCATGGCGACTCCACCACCATCGGCGCCGAACGCCGGTTCAACCCGTTCCTCGAGGGCTTGAGCCCGTGACGCAGTTCAGCGCACCCAAGGGCGTCCCGGACTACGTGCCGCCCGACTCGGAGCAGTTTGTTGCGGTGCGTGACGGGCTGCTCGGGGCGGCCCGCCGGGCCGGTTATGGCCAGATCGAGCTGCCCATCTTCGAGGACACCGCCCTGTTCGCCCGCGGCGTGGGCGAATCCACCGACGTGGTGTCCAAGGAGATGTACACGTTCACCGACCGCGGTGACCGCTCGGTGACGCTTCGTCCCGAGGGCACCGCCGGGGTGGTGCGCGCGGTGATCGAGCATGGCCTGGACCGCGGCGCGCTGCCGGTGAAGCTGTGCTATTCGGGCCCGTTTTTCCGCTACGAGCGCCCGCAGGCCGGTCGGTATCGCCAGTTGCAGCAGGTCGGTGTCGAGGCAATCGGCGTGGACGACCCGGCGCTGGACGCCGAGGTGATCGCCGTCGCCGACGCCGGATTTCGGTCTTTGGGGCTCAACGGGTTTCGTTTGGAAATCACCTCGCTAGGCGACGACAGCTGCCGGCCGCAGTATCGGGAACTGTTGCAGGAGTTCCTATTTGGGCTCTCGCTTGATGACGAGACGCGGCGGCGCGCGGAGATCAACCCGCTGCGGGTGCTTGACGACAAGCGCTCGGAGGTGCGCGCGCTGACGGCCGAAGCGCCGGTATTGCTGGATCACCTCTCCGATAGCGCCAAGCAGCATTTCGACACGGTGCTGGCCCACCTGGATGCACTCGGGGTGCCGTATGTAATCAACCCGCGGATGGTGCGCGGACTTGATTACTACACCAAGACCACATTTGAGTTCGTGCACGACGGGTTGGGCGCGCAGTCGGGGATTGGCGGTGGCGGCCGGTACGACGGTCTGATGCGTCAGCTTGGCGGGCAAGACCTTTCAGGAATTGGGTTTGGGTTGGGAGTGGACCGAACCCTGCTCGCGCTGCGGGCCGAGGGCAAGAGCGTGGGGGAGACCACCCGCTGCGACGTGTTCGGGGTGCCGCTGAGCGAGGCGGCCAAGCTGCGGCTCGCGGTGCTGGCGGGGCAGCTGCGGGCCGCGGGTGTGCGGGTTGACCTCGCCTATGGTGACCGCGGGCTCAAAGGGGCGATGCGGGCCGCCGATCGATCCGGGGCCCGGCTGGCGCTGGTCGCGGGCGATCGCGACCTCGAGGCCGGCAGTGTTGGCGTCAAGAATCTCGCGACCGGCGAGCAGGTGTCGGTGGCGTTGGATTCGGTTGTTGCTGAGGTGCTTTCGCAACTGGGTCCGCCCCGTATTTGAACACGGAATGTCGCTCTTGGGGTTTGCACCAGCCGAAGACCGTGCCCCGCAAGGTCTTGTATATCAAGATGAAGTCCTGGGATTGGACGGCGATTGAGTCGGCCGCCGGCGATGGCAGGCCGGTAAGCACACAGGTGCCGCCCTTGCGCGTGAGCGTCAGTGCCGTCCCGACATCGGCCGCGCCGACCATGGCGGGGGGAGAGGACCGCAACGTCGGCCATCGCGTCAAGGGTCAGATCCCGCACCATTGCTAATGCGTCTGGTGCCGTTGCCGCGGTGCGGGTGGCGCCGAAGCCCTGCGCGGAGTATGTCCGGCGAACGCCCCAATCTTAGCTAGGTGCCCAAGGTTTCGACGGTCCACGGCCTGGCGAACGGTGCCGTAGGTCGGCATTCCGGGTGTGAGCGTCCCGGATCCTTTGTCGCACAGGTATTCCATCCCCGAGGCGCACCACCGGCACTGCCCGCAGGCCGCGACGAAGGACGCCACGACGTGATCGCCGGACGCGAAACGGCTGACCCCGGCCGACCTCGACCACGAGGCCGGAGCCCTGGTTTCCGCAGATCGTCGGTGACATCGCCCGCAGCCCGAGAGCATAGGCCATCTGCCGGCGGGTCCACGGACGGCCGTACCGGTAGAGGATCGCCGTGCGGCTTCTCATCGGTGCTTTGCCTGTTCGGGCATGGTCGCCGAATCGATGTCGCCGGAAACGGCCTAACACCTGTCGAGACAGGTGTACTGTCAGCCGATTGATGTGGCTTGACTTTCAACTGATTGGTGCGCTGAGCGCTTGGCGGAAGGACTGGCAATGTCGTATGTGGTAGCGGTTCCGGAGTGGGTGTCGGCGGCGGCGAGGGACGTGGCGGGCATCGGTTCGGCGCTGAATGCCGCCAACGCGGCCGCGGCGCTTCCGACTACCGAGGTGCTGGCCGCCGCCGCGGACGACGTGTCGGCGGCGGTGGCGTCGCTGTTCGCCGGGCACGCCGCCGAGTACCAAGCGCTGAGCAGCCAGGTGGAGGCGTTTCACCAACAGTTCGTGCGGTCGCTGACGGCGAGTGCAGCGTCGTATGCGGCCGCCGAGGGGGGCAACGCCGGCCCGCTGCAACAAGCGCTCGACCAGATCAATGCGGTCTCCCTGGCATTTACGCCGCGCCCAATTATCGGCGACGGCAGGGACGGCAAGCCCGGGACCGGCGAGGCCGGCGGCCCTGGTGGGTGGCTTATGGGCAACGGTGGGAACGGCGGGTCGGGCGGTCCCGGACAGAACGGCGGTGCCGGTGGTAGCGCCGGGACATTCGGCAACGGCGGCAAGGGCGGGGACGGCGGCGCCGCCGTGACCGCCAACTTCGCCCCCGCCGGTGGTCGCGGCGGCGACGGCGGGTTCTACTACGGCTCCGGCGGTGCCGGCGGGCGGGGCGGGGCCGGTGTGACGGGCGGCGTGGGTGGCGTCGGTGGCGCCGGCGGCGCGGCCCTGATCATCGGCGACGGCGGCAGCGGCGGTGACGGCGGGTCCGGCGCCATTCCCGGTGCCGGCGGGGCCGGTGGCGCCGGCGGGTCACTGTACGGTCATGCCGGTTCGAACGGGGCAACCGGCCCGGTGGTCACTGCTCCTGGCGATCCCGGCGACCCGGTCGATCCCGAGGATCCGGCCGGCCCGACCGAACCCGGCTAGAATGCGGTTGATGCCGCCCGGGACGGCGACATCGTTTCGTCGAACGGCGGAAGACTCACTAACAGCGCGCTTCATGAGATTTCGGGCATCGATGCCGGCATCAGAAATCCGAATGTTTATTGGGTCCGCAATGATTCGGGCGACTCGGAGCGTAACTTCGCGGTCGACGCCAAGACCGGCCAGATGCTGGGCACGTAATACTGAGCGGCGAACGGCCATCGATTGGGAGGGCATCGAGGTCACTCCCGGACTGGTGGCAAGTCCTGCAGCTAGGTCGGCGATATCGGCGACAACGGGCTCTTACGGAGCTCGGATACCGTCTACCGCGTGCCCGAGCCGGTTCTGAGGGGCACTGCGCGCAGTCCCGTGAAGGCACGCTGCGGGTCGCTCATGCTGTACCACACCAAACGATCGGCCTCTCCTGGGCAGCGAATTGTGTTGTACGCCAAGGACCGACGCTGGACAGTGCCCAATGCCGTTAAGTTTGGGGGAGGATGAGCCGGAGTTCCGGTGGTCCGTGATGGTTGATGTTGTTGTTGTGGTCGGGGGTTTTTCGTGGGAATTTTTCGGCAGGAGCGTTTGGTGACGCGTGGGCAGGTACGGTGGCGTCTGGCAGGGTTGGGCCGTTGGAGAATCTCGGCGATGGCGTGGCTGAGACGGTGGCACCAGATCCTGAAACTGGCCGCTTCCCACGCCGCGTCGTGATTGCAGATCGCGGCCACAGCAAGAGCCGGTCTTAGTGCCGAAATCACTTGTGTAACTGCAGTTTCAGCAGTATCAGGGTGGGGATTCTTGTCGGTGGGTGCTCATAGCATTTGGGTATGGGTTCGAGCACGCGTGAGGAGATCGTGGGGGTCTTCGATGCGCTCGATGCCGAGCTGGACCGGTTGTGCGGGTTGACGTTTGAGGTGTTGACCACCCCGGAGCGGTTAGCGTTTCTGGAGCGCTTGGAGCGGGCGGCGCGGCGGTTGCCGGTGCCCGGGCACGCGTTGATCAATCAACTCGCCGAACAATCCAGCGAGCAAGAGCTGGGCGGAAGGTTGTCTGCCGTGCTGGCCGATCGGCTGCGCATCACCCGCGCCGAGG is a genomic window containing:
- a CDS encoding PE family protein, which gives rise to MSLLNVVPELLVAAATDVAGIGSTMNAANAAAATRTAGLLPAAADEVSTTIAALFEAHAWEYQLLSTRAAAYHDEFVRTLTDSAGAYGQAEAANAEQVLLNAVNAPTLTLFGRPLIGNGADGTSPGQAGGAGGLLYGNGGNGMAGINPGVTGGAGGAAGLIGTGGRGGAGGAGAAGGAGGSGGLLFGSGGNGGDGAAGGAGGIGGRAWLWGNGGAGGAGVGGGAGGAAGTGGVFGNGGNGGDGGNGGATGGAGGPGGDAGLWGKGGAGGAGGAGGNGGAGGGGGHGGLVLGQGGNGGSGGSSGAAGGAGGVGGHGGAVGLIGNGGLGGAGGNGLAGAAGGGHGGAGGAGGNGGAAGLLTGGGGAGGLGGVGGAGAHGLDAAFLSGAAGGDGGNGGAGGTGGNGGAGGLFGIGGVGGAGGAAGAPGDGGNGAISAAVGGNGGDGGNGGNPGAGGAGGVGGAGLITGATGATGNTPNSGGNGGNGAEGNPGIWLGRDGGAGGNGGNGGLVGNGGAGGEGGDGGLGSAGTFGKAGQDGGAGGAGGAGGSGGAQAGNGGAGGAGGTGGEGGPGDKGTTGTNGFLGGNGGDGGDGRDGGAGGKGGNGGAGGAASAGKAGSQGAGGDGGDGGAGGVGGDGGRGGDNILGGVGGDGGNGGNPGKGGAGGVGGSGSSTGATGAAGDTPISGGNGGDGGKGGDGFFDEQEGGDGGKGGNGGLVGNGGAGGMGGTGSTGVTGEAGDQPGAPGQVGDIGAPGGNGGAGGSGGALAGNGGVGGTGGTGGIGGTGGKGADGAPASTLGADGHAGGDGGEGGPGGTGGNGGAGGFSKAGAGVQASDGAGGAGGKGGTGGVAGNGGNGATGTMSLNDGAGGNGGSGGNPGTGGAGGLGGGGSSTGATGAAGDIVGSGGNGGNGGKGADAATASGTGGAGGNGGDGGWVGNGGKGGTGGTGGTGATPASPTTPADTGGQGGVGGTGGTGGIFAGDGGDGGAGGTGGTGGKGATGANGGNGASPGVGDGGDAQRGEDGGKGGTGGTGGAGGAGGAAPAGKAGGQGAGGDGGTGGVGGNGGDGGHGGHGGAAHPNQPPGRGGFGGDGGWAGWGGDGGAGGAGSTTGATGASASSGVGGNGGHGGNGGKAIIEYPTGGTGGAAGAGGWGSTGGNGGNGGAGGTSAINVTGGDGGWGGPGGQGGYGGFGKGGNGGNGGAGGTGGANPLSGGGKGGLGGVGGDGGGGNAGGGNGGNGGTGGTGGIGANVPPFGGPGGTGGTGGSGGDGGTKFSGDLIIPGGIGGGGGSGGPPDGIFGGTGGTAGTGGIGAS
- a CDS encoding peptidylprolyl isomerase, which translates into the protein MPTNAQRRATAKRKLERQLERRAKQAKRRRILTIVGGAVAAVAVIVAVVVTVVINKDDHKNKPAASPSSSASTTPPQTPPVQPMPPFQPSANVGANCQYPPSPDKAVKPVKPPRTGKVPTEPAQVSVSMVTNQGKVGIMLANNESPCTVNSFASLANQGFFNDTKCHRLTTSPTLAVLQCGDPKGDGTGGPGYQFANEYPTDQYPPNDPKLNEPVLYPRGTLAMANAGPNTNSSQFFMVYRDSQLPPQYTVFGTIQADGLATLDKIAQAGVAGGGEDGPPAAEVIIKSVLLD
- a CDS encoding MBL fold metallo-hydrolase, which codes for MLITGFPAGLLQCNCYVLAERPGSDAIIVDPGQRAMGPLRQILDKNRLTPAAVLITHGHIDHMWSAQKVSDTFGCPTYIHPEDRFMLKDPIYGMGPRVAQLVAGAFFREPKQVVELDRDGDKIDLGGISVNVDHTPGHTRGSVCFRILQAAKNDADVVFSGDTLFERSIGRSDLFGGSGRDLLRSIVDKLLVLDDKTVVLPGHGDSTTIGAERRFNPFLEGLSP
- the hisS gene encoding histidine--tRNA ligase, which codes for MTQFSAPKGVPDYVPPDSEQFVAVRDGLLGAARRAGYGQIELPIFEDTALFARGVGESTDVVSKEMYTFTDRGDRSVTLRPEGTAGVVRAVIEHGLDRGALPVKLCYSGPFFRYERPQAGRYRQLQQVGVEAIGVDDPALDAEVIAVADAGFRSLGLNGFRLEITSLGDDSCRPQYRELLQEFLFGLSLDDETRRRAEINPLRVLDDKRSEVRALTAEAPVLLDHLSDSAKQHFDTVLAHLDALGVPYVINPRMVRGLDYYTKTTFEFVHDGLGAQSGIGGGGRYDGLMRQLGGQDLSGIGFGLGVDRTLLALRAEGKSVGETTRCDVFGVPLSEAAKLRLAVLAGQLRAAGVRVDLAYGDRGLKGAMRAADRSGARLALVAGDRDLEAGSVGVKNLATGEQVSVALDSVVAEVLSQLGPPRI
- a CDS encoding alcohol dehydrogenase catalytic domain-containing protein; the protein is MLSGCGRCHRRSAETRAPASWSRSAGVSRFASGDHVVASFVAACGQCRWCASGMEYLCDKGSGTLTPGMPTYGTVRQAVDRRNLGHLAKIGAFAGHTPRRASAPPAPRQRHQTH